The Armatimonadia bacterium DNA window GTCAGAGAGACACGAAGTGTGTCGCCGATTCCTTCAGCCAGCAGAATACCGACGCCCACGGCAGACTTGATGGTGCCGGATTCGCCGAAGCCAGCCTCCGTGATCCCCAGGTGCAGCGGCAGATCGGACTCGCGAGCAAAAAGCCGGTTGGCCGCCACCGTACGCGGCACATCCGAGGCCTTGATCGAGACCACGAGGTTCGCAAAGCCGAGCCTTGTCATGCGCTCGACACTGCGTAGCGCACTCTCGCAGCAAGCCTCGGCGGTCGGCCCACCGTGCCGGGCCGCAATCTCCTTCTCCAGGGAGCCCGCATTGACGCCGACGCGGATCGGGATGCCACGTTCCGCAGCAGCCTCCACCACGGGCCCGAGGCGGTCGTCTCCGCCGATGTTACCGGGGTTGATGCGCAGCTTCGAGGCGCCACGCTGCGCTGCCTCGACGGCCAGTCGGTAGTCGAAGTGGATGTCCGCGACGACCGGCAGGGGACTCTCCTCGCAGATGCGCTGGAAGCCATCGAGCGCATCGTGGTTGGGGATGGCCGTCCGGATGATCTGCGCACCGCCGACGGCACAGCGCTTGATCTGCTCCAGGACAGCCTCCGGCGCAGTCGTGGGCGCCTTGGTCATGCTCTGGATAACCACCGGAGCGTCGCCGCCGAGGGGTATGACTCCCACCATCACCTGACGCGTCTTGCGACGGGGCCACGGCAGGGGTTGTGCATGAGCTGACAGCATGGTACCGAAGTCCTCCGTCGAGGTGCCTTACCGGTTGTGGTCGCCGGCGCACCGCAGACCTGGCTCGCAGGCTCAGTAGGTGCCGTAGCGGACCAGATTCAGAATGTCGCGGAAGGCAAGGAAGATGAACAGGTTGATGATGAGAATGAAGCCGGCGACGCGGACCACCATCTCGAGCCGATGATCGACGCGGCGGCGAATCACTCCCTCAATCCCCAGAAGCAGCACGTGGAAACCGTCGAAGGGCGGTATCGGGAACATGTTGATGACGGCCAGGTTGGCGCTAATCAACCCGCACAGCCCCAGCACCGACGCCCAGCCGAGCTTGGCCGTCTCTGCGGTCATGGCCATGATTCCGATGGGGCCGGTCGGCTCGGCGGCTATCTTCTTGGTCGCCATGGCCTGCAGGCTGATCACCACGGTGGCGACCGCCTCGTAGGACTGGATGGCGGCGAGCTTGAAGCCCTCGATCACGCCCGGTCGGCGCAGCTCAGGACCGAGCACGATGCCGATACGCCCGACACTGCGGTGAGGTGCCGACAGCTTCCCGTTGCGGTCTACGTACTCTACCCGGTCGGTGTCGGTCTTCGGCGTCAGCTCAACGCGCAGCGGGCCGGTGTCCCTTGCGACTGTGAGGGCGACCTTCTTCCCGGGGCTGTTGGAGATGAACCGATGGACGGTGAACTGGTCGAGCGGGCCGAAGGTAACGCCCAGGGCGCGAGCAGCCCACTGGTCCGCCGCCGGGCCTGTCAGATGCGGTGGCAAGGAAGCAAGGCTATCCGCAGGTGGCGGTTTGATCCCGACCACTGCGCCTTCCATTGAGGTTGCGTTCTCGTCGAGAGCCCAGATCTTCGCCCCCTCGGGCAGGCCCTGCGAAAGCACTCGAACCACGTCGGCGGGGGTCGCGACCGGTGCCTCGTCGACCTGGAAGACCCTGTGCCCCGGCTTGAGCCCCATCTGGGCACCAACCGAGTTCGGCGCAACCTGC harbors:
- the ispG gene encoding flavodoxin-dependent (E)-4-hydroxy-3-methylbut-2-enyl-diphosphate synthase, whose product is MLSAHAQPLPWPRRKTRQVMVGVIPLGGDAPVVIQSMTKAPTTAPEAVLEQIKRCAVGGAQIIRTAIPNHDALDGFQRICEESPLPVVADIHFDYRLAVEAAQRGASKLRINPGNIGGDDRLGPVVEAAAERGIPIRVGVNAGSLEKEIAARHGGPTAEACCESALRSVERMTRLGFANLVVSIKASDVPRTVAANRLFARESDLPLHLGITEAGFGESGTIKSAVGVGILLAEGIGDTLRVSLTDDPAEEVRVGRQILQSLGLRRGPELVSCPTCGRCRVNLPALAREVAQILEGVEENLVVAVMGCEVNGPGEAREADLGVAAGKGKVTLFRRGEILRTVPFEEAAAALRQELEQLTAGTE
- a CDS encoding site-2 protease family protein; translated protein: MNQILSFANSGLAIIVVLGLCLFCHELGHFLAAKACRMAVYEFAMGFGPALWRRQRGETLYALRAVPFGGYVRIAGMEPGEAPVERGFHTRPRWQGAIVVCAGTFMNVVLAMMLYWVVNVVSGVPVPDSKDILIRSVFDGGIAQTAGIKADDKILRIGDSRYSSAVKQVAPNSVGAQMGLKPGHRVFQVDEAPVATPADVVRVLSQGLPEGAKIWALDENATSMEGAVVGIKPPPADSLASLPPHLTGPAADQWAARALGVTFGPLDQFTVHRFISNSPGKKVALTVARDTGPLRVELTPKTDTDRVEYVDRNGKLSAPHRSVGRIGIVLGPELRRPGVIEGFKLAAIQSYEAVATVVISLQAMATKKIAAEPTGPIGIMAMTAETAKLGWASVLGLCGLISANLAVINMFPIPPFDGFHVLLLGIEGVIRRRVDHRLEMVVRVAGFILIINLFIFLAFRDILNLVRYGTY